From Haloglomus litoreum, the proteins below share one genomic window:
- a CDS encoding translation initiation factor IF-2 subunit beta — translation MSYDDHLDRALEETPDIEGSGDRFQVPDVEVRQEGNATVFENFQDTIDRLDREADHVMKYVQNELGTSASIDERGRLRLTGDFRQARVQDAIEEYAEAYVRCPECGLPDTNIVREGGAELLQCDACGARSATGS, via the coding sequence ATGAGCTACGACGACCACCTCGACCGCGCGCTCGAGGAGACCCCCGACATCGAGGGGAGCGGCGACCGCTTCCAGGTGCCCGATGTCGAGGTCCGGCAGGAGGGGAACGCCACGGTGTTCGAGAACTTCCAGGACACCATCGACCGGCTCGACCGCGAGGCGGACCACGTGATGAAGTACGTCCAGAACGAGCTCGGGACCAGCGCGTCCATCGACGAACGGGGCCGCCTGCGGCTCACCGGCGACTTCCGACAGGCCCGTGTCCAGGACGCCATCGAGGAGTACGCCGAGGCCTACGTCCGCTGTCCGGAGTGTGGCCTCCCCGACACCAACATCGTCCGCGAGGGCGGCGCGGAACTGCTCCAGTGCGACGCCTGCGGGGCGCGGTCCGCCACGGGGAGCTGA
- a CDS encoding UPF0058 family protein, producing MKKQELIHLHGLLAEVRNHYEQRTGDDVAATEYQNLGVRPTSIHKSKTDHKAAVFALADGITEEMTEEVAEPVAAD from the coding sequence ATGAAGAAGCAGGAACTCATCCATCTCCACGGCCTGCTTGCAGAGGTACGCAATCACTACGAGCAGCGCACAGGCGACGACGTCGCCGCCACCGAGTACCAGAACCTCGGCGTGCGACCGACGTCCATCCACAAGTCCAAGACCGACCACAAGGCCGCGGTCTTCGCGCTTGCCGATGGTATCACCGAGGAAATGACCGAAGAGGTCGCGGAACCGGTCGCCGCCGACTGA
- a CDS encoding DUF555 domain-containing protein → MDCRVVVEAAVPVYDVGSADEAVRIAISKTGEMLNPDLNYVEIEMGERSCPHCGDELEPAFIAADEGLVALELEMTVFNVERDEHAARIARKEIGQRLENIPLEVLEVEVIEDADEDESDSGTEGEEAEPESGDEEAIEDQLDLDVGLDDDDDDVLPEFEELIED, encoded by the coding sequence ATGGATTGTCGCGTTGTCGTGGAGGCGGCGGTGCCCGTCTACGACGTCGGGAGTGCCGACGAGGCGGTTCGGATCGCCATCTCGAAGACGGGTGAGATGCTCAACCCGGACCTCAACTACGTCGAGATCGAGATGGGCGAGCGGTCGTGCCCGCACTGCGGCGACGAGCTGGAGCCCGCGTTCATCGCCGCCGACGAGGGACTGGTGGCGCTGGAACTGGAGATGACCGTCTTCAACGTCGAGCGCGACGAGCACGCCGCGCGCATCGCGCGCAAGGAGATCGGCCAGCGACTCGAGAACATCCCCCTGGAGGTGCTGGAGGTGGAGGTCATCGAGGACGCGGACGAGGACGAGTCGGACTCGGGGACGGAGGGCGAGGAGGCGGAGCCGGAATCGGGCGACGAGGAGGCCATCGAGGACCAGCTCGACCTCGATGTCGGGCTCGATGACGACGATGACGATGTCCTCCCGGAGTTCGAGGAGCTCATCGAGGACTGA
- a CDS encoding DNA-3-methyladenine glycosylase family protein has product MHSGRLPVSEFAGGFDLQSTLESGQTYVWGRPDGGMFTDEVAWGGDAWYHTVLPATETGTNEPEVLRCRLTGGALEWEASTPEAPRHLTRLLRLDDDLDAIVESTPDLPLLRRAYEAYGGMRLVEDPSFACLISFICSAQMRVSRIHGMQRRLAREYGDTVEFDGRTYHAFPTPDQLAAASEADLRDLSLGYRAPYVQRTAEMVAEGEAHPDEARELEYEAARDYLTQFVGVGEKVADCVLLFSLDFLEAVPLDTWIRTAIEEYYPECDRGNYAETSRAIRDRFGGEYAGYAQTYVFFYLRTGGE; this is encoded by the coding sequence ATGCACAGTGGCCGTCTCCCCGTCTCCGAGTTCGCCGGGGGGTTCGACCTCCAGTCGACGCTCGAGAGCGGGCAGACCTACGTCTGGGGCCGCCCCGACGGCGGGATGTTCACGGACGAGGTCGCCTGGGGCGGCGACGCCTGGTACCACACCGTCCTGCCGGCGACCGAGACGGGGACGAACGAGCCGGAGGTGCTCCGATGCCGGCTCACCGGCGGGGCGCTGGAGTGGGAGGCCTCGACACCCGAGGCACCCCGGCACCTGACGCGCCTGCTCCGGCTGGACGACGACCTCGATGCCATCGTCGAGTCGACGCCCGACCTTCCGCTCCTCCGGCGGGCGTACGAGGCGTACGGCGGGATGCGACTGGTCGAGGACCCCTCGTTCGCCTGCCTCATCTCGTTCATCTGCTCGGCCCAGATGCGCGTCTCGCGCATCCACGGGATGCAGCGACGGCTCGCACGCGAGTACGGCGACACCGTCGAGTTCGACGGGCGGACCTACCACGCCTTCCCCACCCCGGACCAGCTCGCCGCCGCCAGCGAGGCCGACCTCCGCGACCTGTCGCTGGGCTACCGCGCGCCGTACGTCCAGCGGACCGCCGAGATGGTCGCCGAGGGCGAGGCCCACCCCGACGAGGCCCGGGAGCTGGAGTACGAGGCCGCGCGCGACTACCTCACCCAGTTCGTCGGCGTCGGCGAGAAGGTCGCCGACTGCGTGCTGCTGTTCTCGCTGGACTTCCTCGAGGCGGTCCCTCTCGATACGTGGATCCGCACCGCCATCGAGGAGTACTACCCGGAATGTGACCGCGGCAACTACGCCGAGACCTCACGCGCCATCCGCGACCGCTTCGGCGGCGAGTACGCGGGGTACGCGCAGACGTACGTCTTCTTCTACCTCCGTACCGGCGGCGAGTAG
- a CDS encoding zinc ribbon domain-containing protein has protein sequence MSDLAITGVGAYAPRLRIDADAFAEAWGRFEASGVERKAVAEADEDTLTMAAAAAGRALDAAGIDGDELAGLSLATTTPPLAEEELVVRLGSMLGAPGTATHHQFTASTRAGMRALAAALDAERSPMLVVAADCPRAEPPDEREHAAGAGAAAFVLTPGEGARVVAHGEYTTPRPGERFRESGDDRVQGLGVTSYDRAVFHDALAGAAADAGIDEPDVSAAAVQAPDGKRPYRATGPLGVDSEAIQTCATVQDLGDTGAASVPLSLARALADDHDRVLAAAYGSGAGADVFLVETETPVAAELAIEGDLDLSYPEYLRRRGDLDGQDPEGGGAYVPVPTWKRSLAQRHRLVAGRCPECGALAFPPEGACTDCGALVQYDAVTLPGHGTVEAVTRIGRGGAPPEFATQQVRSGAFGVVVVAFDGPDGGVVSAPAQVTDHDPEADGELAVGDRVEAVVRRVYTQENVTRYGFKVRPADD, from the coding sequence ATGAGCGACCTCGCCATCACGGGTGTCGGTGCGTACGCGCCCCGCCTCCGCATCGACGCGGACGCGTTCGCCGAGGCCTGGGGCCGCTTCGAAGCGTCCGGCGTCGAGCGGAAGGCCGTCGCGGAGGCCGACGAGGACACGCTCACGATGGCTGCTGCGGCCGCCGGCCGAGCACTGGACGCGGCCGGCATCGACGGCGACGAACTCGCAGGGCTGTCGCTCGCGACCACCACGCCACCGCTCGCCGAGGAGGAACTCGTGGTCCGGCTCGGGTCGATGCTCGGTGCGCCGGGGACGGCGACCCATCATCAGTTCACGGCGAGTACCCGCGCCGGGATGCGGGCGCTGGCTGCCGCGCTGGACGCCGAACGGTCGCCCATGCTCGTGGTGGCCGCGGATTGCCCGCGCGCGGAGCCACCCGACGAGCGCGAGCACGCCGCGGGCGCGGGCGCGGCAGCGTTCGTGCTGACCCCCGGCGAGGGCGCACGAGTCGTCGCACACGGGGAGTACACGACACCGCGGCCCGGCGAGCGATTCCGCGAATCGGGTGACGACCGCGTGCAGGGCCTCGGCGTGACCAGCTACGACCGTGCGGTGTTCCACGACGCGCTGGCCGGCGCGGCCGCTGATGCGGGCATCGACGAGCCGGACGTATCGGCCGCCGCGGTGCAGGCTCCCGACGGCAAGCGGCCGTACCGCGCGACGGGCCCGCTGGGTGTCGACAGCGAGGCCATCCAGACGTGCGCGACGGTCCAGGACCTCGGTGACACGGGCGCAGCGAGCGTCCCGCTGTCGCTCGCGCGGGCGCTCGCCGACGACCACGACCGCGTCCTCGCGGCCGCCTACGGGAGCGGTGCCGGCGCCGACGTGTTCCTCGTCGAGACCGAGACACCCGTCGCTGCCGAGCTGGCCATCGAGGGCGACCTGGACCTCTCGTACCCCGAGTACCTCCGCCGGCGTGGGGACCTCGACGGCCAGGACCCGGAGGGCGGCGGCGCGTACGTCCCCGTCCCGACTTGGAAGCGCTCGCTGGCGCAGCGCCACCGACTCGTCGCCGGTCGCTGCCCGGAGTGCGGGGCTCTCGCGTTCCCGCCGGAGGGGGCCTGCACGGACTGTGGTGCCCTGGTCCAGTACGACGCCGTCACGCTCCCCGGTCACGGCACCGTCGAGGCCGTCACCCGGATCGGCCGTGGCGGAGCGCCGCCGGAGTTTGCCACCCAGCAGGTCCGCAGCGGCGCGTTCGGCGTCGTCGTCGTCGCGTTCGACGGCCCGGACGGCGGGGTCGTCAGCGCACCCGCACAGGTGACAGACCACGACCCCGAGGCGGACGGGGAACTCGCCGTGGGGGACCGTGTCGAGGCGGTCGTCCGCCGGGTGTACACGCAGGAGAACGTGACCCGCTACGGGTTCAAGGTCCGCCCCGCGGACGACTGA
- a CDS encoding thiolase domain-containing protein, with translation MRDAYVVGAGQSDFGSFPDESYRSLFRSAFEHALDGTAVEPDDVDEATIGTLGVGGRQLGLPGPAVTEHVGLDGIPTTRVENACAASGYAVRQGVQAIRSGMADLVLAGGVEVMTDVSSDAVRYWLGVSGETEWERLSGTTFAGVYAQMASAHMREYGTTVDQLSHVAVKNHANGAKNPHAQLGFECSLEDASSAPTVADPLTLYHCCPTTDGAAAVLLASEDAVDRFTDARVRVAGVGAGSDRVGLFQRDTYSGVPASRRAADTAYERAGAGPEDLDFAEVHDCFAIAELMAYEDIGLCERGEAGPYIASGATRPDGETPVNTSGGLKSKGHPIGATGAGQVVEAFDQLTGGAGDRQLDAPEVGLTHNVGGSGGAAVVHLLEREHDWSDVEDGEVTA, from the coding sequence ATGCGCGATGCCTACGTCGTCGGAGCCGGCCAGTCCGACTTCGGGTCGTTCCCCGACGAGTCCTACCGCTCGCTGTTCCGCAGCGCGTTCGAACACGCCCTCGACGGGACCGCCGTCGAACCCGACGACGTCGACGAGGCCACGATCGGCACGCTCGGTGTCGGCGGCCGTCAGCTCGGGCTGCCGGGCCCGGCCGTCACCGAGCACGTCGGGCTCGACGGCATCCCGACCACGCGAGTCGAGAACGCCTGCGCCGCTTCGGGCTACGCCGTCCGCCAGGGCGTCCAGGCCATCCGGTCGGGGATGGCGGACCTCGTCCTCGCGGGCGGCGTGGAGGTGATGACCGACGTCTCCTCCGACGCCGTCCGGTACTGGCTCGGCGTCAGCGGCGAGACGGAGTGGGAGCGCCTCTCGGGGACGACGTTCGCGGGCGTCTACGCCCAGATGGCATCGGCGCATATGCGCGAGTACGGTACCACGGTCGACCAGCTCTCGCACGTCGCCGTCAAGAACCACGCCAACGGCGCGAAGAACCCGCACGCGCAACTGGGCTTCGAGTGCTCGCTGGAGGACGCCTCCTCGGCCCCCACCGTGGCCGACCCGCTGACGCTGTACCACTGCTGTCCGACGACGGACGGGGCGGCCGCGGTGCTGCTCGCCAGCGAGGACGCCGTCGACCGGTTCACCGACGCCCGGGTCCGCGTGGCTGGCGTCGGTGCGGGGTCGGACCGTGTCGGGCTGTTCCAGCGGGACACCTACTCGGGGGTACCCGCCTCCCGACGGGCGGCCGACACCGCCTACGAGCGGGCCGGCGCCGGCCCGGAGGACCTCGACTTCGCGGAGGTCCACGACTGCTTCGCCATCGCTGAGCTGATGGCCTACGAGGACATCGGCCTCTGCGAGCGCGGCGAGGCCGGCCCGTACATCGCCAGCGGCGCGACGCGACCGGACGGCGAGACGCCGGTCAACACGTCAGGTGGCCTCAAATCGAAGGGCCACCCCATCGGCGCGACCGGCGCCGGGCAGGTGGTGGAGGCGTTCGACCAGCTCACCGGCGGCGCGGGCGACCGCCAGCTCGACGCGCCGGAGGTCGGGCTCACCCACAACGTCGGCGGTTCGGGCGGCGCCGCCGTCGTCCACCTCCTCGAGCGCGAACACGACTGGTCGGATGTCGAGGACGGGGAGGTGACGGCATGA
- a CDS encoding hydantoinase/oxoprolinase family protein, with protein sequence MSDSETAPRVGVDVGGTFTDVVAVTDGRVRVHKVASTPDAPDRGVANGLDEAAAAGLSLPDVGTLAHGTTVATNAVLEGDWAETALLTTEGFRDVLEIGRQDRPDLYDLHGSKPEPVVPRDRRYEVSGRLDERGVELEPLDEDAVRALAADIDADSVAVTLLFAFENADHEEQVRAVLRDAGYEGSISLSSEVLPEIREYERTLATALNAGLRPVMDRYLGRLDERVREAGVGADLRVMASNGGLMDADAAREAPVRTLLSGPAAGVRGAAHVAARHGHEDLLTMDMGGTSCDVSLVRDGEPLVTTDVEVGDYPVATPMVDVHTVGSGGGSIARIDEGGALRVGPESAGAEPGPVCYGRGGDRPTVTDAAFALGRIDPGTFLGDIGGAGEAAHEAIEREVADPLGASVREAAAGILSVAEADTARALRVVSVERGHDPRDLALVAFGGAGPLIASAVASELSVPEVVVPRAAGVLSALGLLVSDRSYDESVSRVRPWDAVDVVDLDAVFADLEERGRERLADVPAGRRRLERALDLRYRGQTYDITVRAPDDLDSEALDAVAERFHEAHRERYGHASPDEPLELVTVRLRARGVVDPPDPEPPSTGGTGADAVSAERPVTFDGRTRDVRVYDRSRLPAGERFEGPAIVAGSESTLVVRPPDRVRVADDGSLVVEVGADA encoded by the coding sequence ATGAGCGATAGCGAGACGGCACCCCGCGTCGGGGTCGACGTCGGCGGCACGTTCACCGACGTGGTGGCGGTGACCGACGGTCGGGTCCGGGTCCACAAGGTCGCCTCGACGCCCGATGCCCCCGACCGTGGTGTCGCGAACGGGCTGGACGAGGCGGCGGCTGCGGGCCTCTCGCTCCCCGACGTGGGCACGCTCGCGCACGGAACGACCGTCGCGACCAACGCCGTCCTCGAGGGCGACTGGGCCGAGACGGCCCTCCTGACGACCGAGGGCTTCCGCGACGTACTGGAGATCGGCCGTCAGGACCGTCCCGACCTGTACGACCTCCACGGCTCGAAGCCCGAGCCGGTCGTACCACGGGACCGCCGGTACGAGGTGAGCGGGCGGCTGGACGAGCGCGGCGTCGAGCTGGAACCGCTCGACGAGGACGCCGTCCGGGCCCTCGCGGCCGATATCGACGCCGACAGCGTGGCGGTGACGCTGCTGTTCGCCTTCGAGAACGCCGACCACGAGGAACAGGTCCGGGCGGTGCTCCGCGATGCCGGGTACGAGGGGTCGATATCCCTGTCCAGCGAGGTGCTCCCCGAGATCCGCGAGTACGAGCGGACGCTCGCGACGGCGCTGAACGCCGGCCTCCGTCCCGTGATGGACCGCTACCTCGGGCGGCTCGACGAGCGAGTCCGGGAGGCGGGTGTCGGTGCCGACCTCCGGGTGATGGCGTCGAACGGCGGGCTGATGGACGCCGACGCGGCCCGGGAGGCGCCGGTCCGGACGCTCCTCTCCGGCCCCGCGGCCGGCGTCCGGGGGGCGGCACACGTCGCCGCCCGACACGGCCACGAGGACCTCCTGACGATGGATATGGGCGGCACCTCGTGCGACGTCTCGCTCGTCCGCGACGGCGAGCCGCTCGTGACGACCGACGTGGAGGTCGGGGACTATCCGGTCGCGACCCCGATGGTCGACGTCCACACGGTCGGCTCGGGTGGCGGCTCCATCGCCCGCATCGACGAGGGTGGCGCGCTCCGCGTCGGCCCTGAATCGGCCGGCGCCGAGCCAGGGCCGGTCTGCTACGGTCGCGGGGGCGACCGCCCGACCGTCACCGACGCGGCGTTCGCGCTCGGGCGCATCGACCCCGGCACCTTCCTCGGTGACATCGGGGGCGCTGGCGAGGCGGCGCACGAGGCCATCGAGCGCGAGGTAGCCGACCCCCTTGGCGCGAGCGTTCGCGAGGCCGCCGCCGGCATCCTGTCGGTCGCAGAGGCCGACACCGCCCGAGCGCTCCGTGTCGTCTCGGTCGAGCGGGGGCACGACCCCCGTGACCTGGCGCTGGTCGCGTTCGGCGGCGCGGGCCCGCTCATCGCGAGCGCCGTCGCGTCCGAGCTCTCGGTGCCGGAGGTCGTCGTCCCCCGTGCCGCGGGGGTGCTCTCGGCGCTCGGGCTGCTGGTGTCGGACCGCTCGTACGACGAGTCCGTCTCGCGGGTCCGGCCCTGGGACGCCGTCGACGTGGTCGACCTCGACGCCGTCTTCGCGGACCTGGAGGAACGCGGCCGTGAGCGCCTCGCGGACGTGCCCGCCGGGCGTCGCCGGCTGGAGCGGGCGCTCGACCTCCGCTACCGAGGGCAGACCTACGACATCACCGTCCGGGCGCCGGATGACCTCGACAGCGAGGCGCTCGACGCGGTGGCCGAGCGGTTCCACGAGGCCCATCGCGAGCGGTACGGACACGCCTCGCCGGACGAGCCGCTGGAGCTGGTGACGGTCCGACTGCGGGCCCGGGGCGTGGTCGACCCCCCGGACCCGGAACCGCCCAGCACGGGTGGCACGGGCGCCGACGCCGTCTCCGCGGAGCGCCCGGTCACCTTCGACGGCCGCACGCGTGACGTGCGGGTGTACGACCGCTCGCGGCTCCCGGCCGGCGAGCGCTTCGAAGGACCCGCCATCGTCGCCGGGAGCGAGTCGACGCTCGTGGTCCGCCCGCCCGACCGCGTCCGGGTGGCCGACGACGGCAGCCTCGTCGTGGAGGTGGGCGCCGATGCCTGA
- a CDS encoding hydantoinase B/oxoprolinase family protein, which produces MPDGDTDGGSETGVDVDPVTLEVARNACAAVAEEMNATLVRTAYSPNVTERRDCSCALFDAGGSLVAQAENIPVHLGAMPFSVTAALEAFPPSELEPGDAVLLNDPFRGGAHLPDLTLVTPVFTDDAAGGDDPIAFVANRAHHADVGGSRAGGVAADSTEIYQEGLRIPPVKLYEGGEPNEGVFDTILANVRTPDERRGDLRAQVAANETGAERYRELHVRYGGDLPAITAAIQDYAERRTRAEIRELPDGEYAFADALDDDGRGTEDVRIEATVAVDDDGITVDFDGTAPQTRGPINAVFAVTASATYYAVRCVTDPDVPPNAGAYRPVEVRAPEGTVVNPDPPAAVVGGNLETSQRVTDVVLGALAACAPERAAAAGQGTMNNVTFGGTDPREVREDDGSGRQWAFYETGGGGAGAHAAGDGMDGVHVHMSNTLNTPVEVLETAYPLRVRRYTLRPDSGGAGAYRGGLGLRRDIEVRGETQFSLLADRHRHRPYGLAGGEPGASGAAFHTPGDAGAGGDEVTERLPPKTTLDLDPGDVVSVRSPGGGGYGDPADRAAAGIKRDLRLGKLSAEAARERYGYEAADGENPE; this is translated from the coding sequence ATGCCTGATGGCGACACCGACGGTGGGTCGGAGACAGGTGTCGATGTCGACCCGGTGACGCTGGAGGTTGCCCGGAACGCCTGTGCGGCGGTCGCCGAGGAGATGAACGCCACCCTCGTCCGCACCGCGTACTCCCCGAACGTGACCGAGCGCCGGGACTGCTCGTGTGCACTGTTCGACGCCGGCGGTTCGCTCGTCGCGCAGGCAGAGAACATCCCCGTCCACCTCGGCGCGATGCCGTTCTCCGTCACGGCCGCGCTGGAGGCGTTCCCGCCGTCGGAACTGGAACCGGGTGACGCCGTCCTGCTCAACGACCCCTTCCGCGGGGGCGCACACCTGCCCGACCTGACGCTCGTCACGCCGGTATTCACCGACGATGCGGCCGGCGGCGACGACCCCATCGCGTTCGTCGCCAACCGCGCCCACCACGCTGACGTGGGGGGCTCCCGGGCGGGCGGCGTGGCCGCCGACTCGACCGAGATCTACCAGGAGGGGCTGCGCATCCCGCCGGTCAAGCTGTACGAGGGCGGCGAGCCGAACGAGGGCGTCTTCGACACCATCCTGGCGAACGTCCGGACACCGGACGAGCGCCGGGGCGACCTCCGCGCGCAGGTCGCGGCCAACGAGACCGGCGCCGAGCGCTACCGGGAACTCCACGTGCGCTACGGCGGTGACCTGCCCGCCATCACCGCGGCCATCCAGGACTACGCCGAGCGCCGGACCCGGGCCGAGATACGGGAGCTACCCGACGGCGAGTACGCGTTCGCGGACGCGCTCGACGACGATGGTCGCGGGACCGAGGACGTGCGCATCGAGGCGACCGTGGCGGTCGACGACGACGGCATCACGGTCGACTTCGATGGGACGGCCCCACAGACGCGCGGCCCCATCAACGCCGTGTTCGCCGTGACGGCCTCCGCGACCTACTACGCGGTCCGGTGCGTGACCGACCCCGACGTGCCGCCGAACGCCGGGGCGTATCGACCGGTCGAGGTGCGCGCGCCCGAGGGGACCGTCGTGAACCCCGACCCGCCTGCGGCCGTGGTCGGCGGGAACCTCGAAACGTCACAGCGCGTGACCGACGTGGTGCTGGGCGCGCTCGCGGCGTGTGCGCCCGAGCGCGCCGCCGCGGCCGGCCAGGGGACCATGAACAACGTCACCTTCGGCGGCACCGACCCACGGGAGGTCCGCGAGGACGACGGGAGCGGCCGACAGTGGGCCTTCTACGAGACGGGCGGCGGCGGCGCGGGCGCCCACGCCGCGGGTGATGGGATGGACGGCGTCCACGTCCACATGAGCAACACCCTCAACACGCCGGTCGAGGTGCTGGAGACGGCCTACCCGCTCCGCGTGCGTCGGTACACGCTCCGGCCTGACTCGGGCGGCGCCGGGGCGTATCGGGGTGGTCTCGGCCTCCGACGTGACATCGAGGTCCGCGGGGAGACACAGTTCTCGCTGCTCGCGGACCGGCATCGGCACCGGCCGTACGGCCTCGCCGGCGGCGAACCGGGAGCCTCGGGCGCGGCGTTCCACACGCCTGGCGATGCGGGTGCCGGTGGTGACGAAGTGACCGAACGGCTCCCGCCGAAGACCACGCTCGACCTCGACCCGGGCGACGTGGTGAGCGTCCGGTCGCCCGGCGGCGGCGGGTACGGGGACCCTGCCGACCGCGCGGCAGCCGGCATCAAGCGCGACCTGCGGCTGGGGAAACTCTCGGCCGAGGCTGCGCGCGAGCGGTACGGGTACGAGGCCGCTGACGGCGAGAATCCAGAATAA
- a CDS encoding SOS response-associated peptidase has protein sequence MCGRTSLFPPLADLEARLCATHSRPDAYGPRYNVAPADDIEVVTGADPDTIDRHHWGLLPEWSEGPGDGFINARAETVAEKPAFRESWAERPCLVPSSGFYEWQETGHGKEPYRVHRPDDLLLLGGVWREWDGVDRTLRSVTVLTTEPNDLMADLHDRMPVLLRPDEEETWLHGDPEERAALCRPYPDDDLEAYRIGTAVNSPTNDHPGIIERDDTEQSGLGEFA, from the coding sequence ATGTGCGGCCGCACCTCGCTGTTCCCCCCGCTCGCCGACCTGGAGGCCCGACTCTGCGCCACCCACAGCCGCCCGGACGCGTACGGGCCCCGCTACAACGTCGCCCCGGCCGACGACATCGAGGTCGTCACGGGCGCCGACCCGGACACCATCGACCGGCACCACTGGGGCCTGCTGCCCGAGTGGTCGGAGGGCCCCGGTGACGGGTTCATCAACGCCCGCGCCGAGACCGTCGCGGAGAAACCCGCGTTCCGGGAATCCTGGGCCGAGCGCCCCTGTCTCGTCCCCTCCTCCGGGTTCTACGAGTGGCAGGAGACGGGCCACGGGAAGGAGCCGTACCGCGTCCACCGACCGGACGACCTGCTGCTGCTGGGTGGCGTCTGGCGCGAGTGGGACGGTGTGGACCGGACGCTCCGGAGCGTCACCGTCCTCACGACGGAGCCGAACGACCTGATGGCGGACCTCCACGACCGGATGCCGGTGCTCCTGCGACCCGACGAGGAGGAGACGTGGCTCCACGGCGATCCCGAGGAGCGGGCCGCGCTGTGCCGGCCCTACCCGGACGACGACCTCGAGGCGTACCGCATCGGGACCGCGGTCAACAGCCCGACGAACGACCATCCGGGCATCATCGAGCGGGACGACACCGAGCAGTCGGGCCTCGGGGAGTTCGCGTGA
- a CDS encoding PAS domain-containing sensor histidine kinase translates to MSREGVEVPEAAEVLDRMTDAFFALDDDWRFTYLNERAHTLVAKAAPEGSTADEMRGRRIWDVVPAAADSVFAERYRTAVETGEPVNFEAEYEPIDTWFEVHAYPSDTGLSVYFRDITERKRREAQRERDRLALQSLYRIAADTDRSFEEKVDSVLRLGCDYLDVPFGMVNELDETGQTVAFAHGTPEGLQPGATMPRDEAYCKETVETDDLLAIVDAVEAGWGDDPAYEVHGLGCYIGGRIRVGDDVDRTLCFAGPEPREGSFTDTEETVVELLTQWLTYEFSRRADRRALERKNERLENLASVVSHDLRNPLTIAKARTDFIADDAPDEHVEAISDSLDRIEGLIDDLTTLARQGDVIDERSAVDLSSVVEGAWTAVPTGTASLEYEADCTLYADESRLQQVLENLFKNSVEHGDDGVHVTVRTTDEGFSVADDGPGIPPEEREKVLRMGYTTDDEGSGIGMAIVSEVVQAHGWTITVGESASGGARFDVTGVEPME, encoded by the coding sequence GTGAGCCGGGAGGGGGTGGAGGTCCCGGAGGCCGCAGAGGTCCTCGACCGGATGACGGACGCCTTCTTCGCCCTCGACGACGACTGGCGGTTCACGTACCTCAACGAGCGTGCGCACACGCTCGTCGCCAAGGCCGCCCCCGAGGGGTCGACCGCCGACGAGATGCGGGGCCGGCGCATCTGGGACGTGGTTCCGGCCGCCGCCGACTCGGTGTTCGCCGAGCGCTACCGGACCGCCGTCGAGACGGGCGAACCCGTCAACTTCGAGGCCGAGTACGAGCCGATAGACACCTGGTTCGAGGTCCACGCGTACCCGTCGGACACCGGCCTCTCCGTCTACTTCCGCGACATCACCGAGCGGAAGCGGCGAGAGGCCCAGCGCGAACGCGACCGGCTGGCCCTCCAGTCGCTCTACCGCATCGCGGCCGACACCGACCGCTCGTTCGAGGAGAAGGTCGACAGCGTCCTCCGCCTGGGGTGTGACTACCTCGACGTCCCGTTCGGGATGGTCAACGAACTGGACGAGACGGGCCAGACCGTCGCCTTCGCCCATGGAACCCCCGAGGGGCTCCAGCCGGGGGCGACGATGCCGCGTGACGAGGCCTACTGCAAGGAGACCGTCGAGACGGACGACCTGCTGGCCATCGTCGACGCCGTCGAGGCGGGCTGGGGCGACGACCCGGCCTACGAGGTCCACGGCCTGGGCTGCTACATCGGCGGACGCATCAGGGTCGGCGACGACGTCGACCGAACGCTCTGCTTCGCCGGGCCGGAGCCCCGCGAGGGGTCGTTCACCGACACCGAGGAGACGGTCGTCGAGCTCCTGACCCAGTGGCTGACCTACGAGTTCTCCCGGCGGGCCGACCGCCGGGCGCTCGAACGGAAGAACGAGCGCCTGGAGAACCTCGCGTCGGTCGTGAGCCACGACCTCCGGAACCCGCTCACCATCGCGAAGGCCCGCACCGACTTCATCGCCGACGACGCACCCGACGAACACGTCGAGGCCATCAGTGACTCGCTGGACCGCATCGAGGGCCTCATCGACGACCTCACGACGCTCGCCCGCCAGGGCGATGTCATCGACGAGCGGAGCGCGGTCGACCTGTCGTCGGTCGTCGAGGGCGCCTGGACCGCGGTCCCGACCGGCACGGCGTCACTGGAGTACGAAGCCGACTGCACGCTGTACGCCGACGAGAGCCGACTGCAGCAGGTGCTGGAGAACCTGTTCAAGAACTCGGTCGAACACGGGGACGACGGTGTCCACGTGACGGTCCGCACGACCGACGAGGGCTTCTCCGTCGCCGACGACGGCCCCGGTATCCCGCCCGAGGAGCGAGAGAAGGTCCTCAGGATGGGCTACACCACCGACGACGAGGGCTCCGGCATCGGGATGGCCATCGTCAGCGAGGTCGTCCAGGCACACGGCTGGACCATCACCGTCGGCGAGAGCGCGTCCGGCGGCGCCCGCTTCGACGTGACCGGTGTCGAGCCGATGGAGTAG